One segment of Arthrobacter sp. MMS18-M83 DNA contains the following:
- a CDS encoding phosphotransferase family protein — MLAAFRHTRNGHPDYGWAMTRTAAGNSKLRRREIYSSTHGGDIRLLQPDGGKPDALVAVGGFEDDWALTGNLLWLRDHGLERLGALPRTGDRLVSGAASIVRYKPERRLVLMDHSPAGSIVIKAAAESFNNARQQHFWQWLHRHGVPVLPWLGDVGCADHGISASPFWGAGDLGSVDDDDGSRHAGEALARLHNAPGYAGSYSADPQPSLLGQLMATTSMITTLLPILEEPAMKLAARLSGQLRAQTSHRHHTLLHGDFSPDQVLVADQDVRIIDFDRAHSGVPEADIGSFAAVEEINARTPGSETAGGSKTAHLIEGYLEAGGRFSRANLNTWAAFRLFTGSVDPFRDRAADWAADAAWQIDRALELTR; from the coding sequence GTGCTGGCCGCCTTTCGCCATACCCGCAATGGCCACCCGGACTACGGCTGGGCGATGACCCGAACCGCGGCCGGCAATTCCAAACTCCGGCGGCGGGAAATCTATTCCAGCACCCACGGCGGGGATATCCGGCTCCTGCAGCCCGACGGTGGAAAACCGGACGCACTTGTCGCCGTCGGCGGGTTCGAAGACGACTGGGCACTCACCGGAAACCTGCTCTGGCTCCGGGACCACGGCCTGGAACGGCTTGGGGCCCTCCCCCGAACAGGAGACAGGCTGGTGAGCGGTGCGGCAAGCATAGTCCGCTACAAGCCCGAACGGCGCCTGGTCCTCATGGACCACTCCCCCGCTGGCTCCATCGTCATCAAAGCCGCCGCCGAGTCATTCAACAACGCAAGGCAACAGCATTTTTGGCAGTGGCTGCATCGGCACGGGGTGCCTGTCCTTCCGTGGCTCGGAGACGTGGGGTGCGCAGATCACGGCATCAGCGCCAGCCCCTTCTGGGGCGCCGGGGATCTTGGGTCAGTCGACGACGACGACGGGTCCCGCCACGCGGGCGAGGCCCTGGCCAGGCTCCACAACGCCCCGGGATACGCAGGCAGCTACTCCGCCGATCCGCAGCCGAGCCTCCTCGGCCAGCTCATGGCCACCACGTCGATGATCACCACACTCCTGCCAATACTTGAAGAACCCGCCATGAAACTCGCTGCCAGGCTCAGCGGTCAGCTCCGGGCTCAAACAAGCCACCGACACCACACCCTGCTCCACGGCGATTTCTCTCCGGACCAGGTCCTCGTCGCCGATCAGGACGTCCGGATCATCGATTTTGACCGGGCCCACTCCGGCGTGCCGGAAGCGGACATCGGTTCGTTCGCCGCCGTCGAAGAAATCAATGCCCGGACGCCGGGCTCAGAGACGGCGGGCGGTTCAAAAACGGCGCACCTGATCGAAGGCTACCTCGAGGCCGGAGGCAGGTTCTCGCGGGCAAATCTCAATACCTGGGCGGCATTCAGGCTGTTCACCGGCAGCGTCGATCCGTTCCGGGACCGTGCTGCCGACTGGGCCGCTGACGCGGCGTGGCAGATCGACCGGGCACTGGAGTTGACCAGATGA
- a CDS encoding phosphotransferase, with protein MNWQPPVPTDAVDDSGTPWHTVRAWPDKAPGDYLLEVLTPGRKGVRAAHVRRGHFELVPRDDPGLPALLVEASRGEVISHRPHKRAVIRAKGQYIKVFRPGRAVVSAERCEQMGALLLADSFIAPRINHSSTDVMVFGSIPGRTLRELGEDPNVNDETFAAIWAQWSRAWVSQIVGPHGGARHDLIAALPIHPPEKEASNLWLWVNRWVHHNESSPESWPERDVLRARANQVTEDLLRSTPDPLVWAHGDLHDKQVIWTEEESPLGLLDFDAAAQAEAARDLANIDVHLKLRLRLHLLTPERYLVAHTQVLAASKDLHVSPARFHAYADATRVRLACLYSFRPGLGSVASGLLDEQAAQRPFSEFNTPGSSGAAREMII; from the coding sequence ATGAATTGGCAGCCTCCCGTCCCGACGGACGCAGTGGACGATTCCGGGACTCCGTGGCACACCGTGCGGGCCTGGCCGGATAAAGCCCCTGGAGACTATCTCCTTGAAGTCCTGACGCCGGGACGCAAGGGCGTCCGAGCCGCCCACGTGCGGCGCGGCCACTTTGAACTGGTGCCTCGGGACGATCCTGGACTGCCGGCCTTGCTGGTGGAGGCGAGCCGAGGGGAAGTCATCTCCCATCGACCCCACAAGCGCGCGGTCATCCGGGCCAAGGGGCAGTACATCAAGGTGTTCCGGCCCGGGCGGGCCGTCGTGTCGGCCGAACGGTGTGAACAAATGGGTGCCCTTCTGCTCGCTGATAGTTTCATCGCGCCCAGGATCAACCACAGTTCCACGGACGTCATGGTTTTCGGTTCAATCCCCGGACGGACGCTTCGCGAACTTGGCGAGGACCCCAACGTCAACGATGAAACGTTCGCCGCCATATGGGCGCAATGGTCGCGTGCATGGGTCTCGCAAATCGTCGGGCCGCATGGTGGGGCGCGGCATGACCTCATTGCGGCCTTGCCGATCCATCCGCCGGAGAAGGAAGCGTCCAATCTCTGGCTGTGGGTGAATCGCTGGGTACACCACAACGAAAGCTCCCCCGAGTCGTGGCCGGAACGTGACGTTCTACGCGCCAGGGCGAATCAGGTGACCGAAGACCTCCTGCGGTCAACACCGGATCCGTTGGTCTGGGCACATGGAGACCTTCACGACAAGCAAGTCATCTGGACCGAAGAAGAATCCCCGCTCGGATTGCTGGACTTCGACGCAGCCGCCCAAGCTGAGGCGGCCCGGGATCTGGCCAATATTGACGTCCACTTGAAGCTTCGGCTCCGACTGCACCTGCTGACTCCTGAACGCTACCTGGTAGCCCACACACAGGTACTGGCCGCCTCGAAAGACCTGCACGTGAGTCCGGCCCGATTTCACGCCTATGCGGACGCCACTCGCGTCCGGCTAGCCTGCCTCTACTCCTTCCGCCCGGGGCTTGGATCCGTGG